The nucleotide sequence agaagagtgtaattgtctttaggacagctgttttttagTTATGACATTTGTGTTTCTTTacataatatgtaattgttgtactgtatgtgtgtctatagttttgttcaatttttatttatttattattatttataattttttttcacctttatttaaccaggtaggctagttgagaacaagttctcatttgcaactgcgacctggccaagataaagcatagcagtgtgaacagacaacaacacagagttacacatggagtaaacaataaacaagtcaataacatggtagaaaaaaaagagaatctatatacaatgtgtgcaaaaggcatgaggaggtaggcaataaatcgaataattacaatttagcagattaacactggagtgataaatcatcagatgatcatgtgcaagtagagatactggtgtgcaaaagagcagaaaagtaaataaataaatgcagtatggggggtgaggtaggtaaattgggtgggctatataccgatggactatgtacagctgcagcgatcggttagctgctcggatagcagatMtttaaagttgttgagggagataaaagtctccaacttcagagatttttgcaattcgttccagtcgcaggcagcagagaactagaaggaaaggcatTATTGTGTTCCAATGTTGTGTTAGtttatgtaagttgttttgtctgaaactttgttccccctgctgtcatatcaacacttatatttactATAACGCCATAATTGCTTTTGAGTTTCACTATTAATCAAGGCCACTTGGTGCTTataatgatgtttaggctactgatgttttcatcatttgacCGCGTGTCTTGACCATGCGTCTTGGTGGTTGTGGTATTTTTGATGTATTATGTCCTTATAATATTAAGCTGTTATTGTGTTCCAAGacatactgtatgctttctgttTCACAGTTGTAACAAAGTCACTccacaaataaaattgattgaacacTTGAAATGTTAGTTTTTATagtttttacatatagcctacagttacAATAACTAATGGAAATgctattgttttatttaaaataaaataaaaaataggccttcatgaacacaaccaaatTATACGTTGTTCTATATCATATATGAGattaattaattacacttttacGGGGGTCTGTTGGGGGGTCTGTCGAGGCCCAGTGGTTCTAGTgataatagctgtgataggagaaacgtgaggacggatcaacaacattgtagttactccacaatacaaacctaattgacagagggaaaagaaggaagcctgtacagaataaaaatattccaaaacatgcatcctgtttacaacaaggcactaaagtaatactgcacaacatgtggcaaagcaattatatttttgttctggatACAAAGTAATTTTttcgggcaaatccaatacaacacattactgagtaccactctccatattttcaaacacagtggtggctgcatcatgttatgggtgtgcatgtaattgtgaaggactggggagtttaaaaaaaatgatggaATGGAgctctgctttccaccagacactgggaaataaattcacctttcagcataacaatagcctaaaacacaaggccaaatctacactggagttgcttatcaagaagtctgtaaatgttcctgagtagctgagttacagatttgacttgaaaatctatttgaaaatttgtattttgtatttatcatGGATCCCCATTGGCTGCTGCAGctttgcagcagctactcttcctggggtccagcaaaattaagtcagtttatacaatttaaaaaaattacaatacattcacagattgcACAACACACtgcgtgccctcaggcccctactccaccactgccgcatatatacagtactaaatccatgtgtatgtttgtgtatagtgcgtatgttattgtgtgtgtgtgtgtgtgtgtgcatgtgtctgtgtctatgtttgtgttgattcgcagtccccgctgttccataaggtgtttttttatctgttttttaaatcaaattttactccttgcatcagttacttgatgtggaatagagttccatgtagtcttggctctatgtagtactgtgcgcctcccatagtctgttctggacttggggactgtgaagagacctgaaaattgttatctagcaatgatcaacaaccaatttgacagagcttgaagaattttgaaaagaataatgggcaaatgttgcactattcaggtgtggaaagctcttagagactaaccCAGCCAGACTCACAGCTGAAATCCctggcaaaggtgcttctacaaagtattgactaagGGGTGTGTATACGTATGTatgaattagatatttctgtatttcattttcaataaatttgtcaacatttctaaaaacatgttttcactttgtcaatatggaatattgtgtgtagatcgatgtgaaaaaaaaacatttaattaagtttgaattcaggctgtaagagaacaaaatgtggaacaagtcaagggatatgaatactttctgaaggcactttatctGTAGTTTTTCCCATATATTATTACCTCACTTTTGTGTACCTGTTGACATTTATAGGCATGGTTTGCAATTGCATTATATAGCTATAGCCCAGTAGAATGAAATGTTTAAAGATTTTGCAAAAAATTTACCCGGAGTTCACTCACCTTTCAAGTCTTTGAGTCAACATACACTACTGCTTTGATGTAAGAGAGAGAAGACCAATGCAGAAAACTTAGTGAATTGATACACATGGGAGCATGTAAGAAACCTGACATTATACTCATCCCAGCAGGCAAATCTGGttgaaattaaataattaaaacaaatcgATTATTATATAGTTGTAATGACTTAATTTCATCAAGTATTCATTCAACAACACCAATAAGTATGACATAGGTAACATGCAATGTATGTATAATGTTGAGTGTGCAATGTGCTGTGCTTATTTTGTATACAGCACTACTGTTTCTAAGACAATTTCCCCTCGGGATATTAAAGTGATTTCTATTCATCCTATCCTATGTCACTGAGCACATTATTCAGTAGCATTGTGCATCAGGCTCAAGCTCAGGTATCTGGGTTTCGTGTGGAATAATTTATTAACCCCTTCCTGAATTGTACTAAAACATGTAAATCCTTTTTCTACTGGTACAGTACATGGCAGGCTTAGAGCTTCGTATATCTGGCATCAGATTGATTCACATCTCCTGAGGTGGAGTCCTTGGCTACCGTGAGTGAGAAACATCAAACCTGCACGTCAGTTTCCATGCTACATGAATGTAAGCGTTATCTAATAAAATGGATTGGCTACTGAAACATTGACTTGAGTCCCCATACATCAGTAGTTATTTTCTATCAGCCTTCATAAATTCATTTGAATTAATGTGCCAGTAAAATAAGCATGCCTACTGTAGTATCATGTTGCAATAAGTGCAATTTTCTTGTCTTGGTATAGATAACTCCATATGGATTCTGTTAGTGTTTCACCTAATGGTGGGTCCCGTCTGAACCTTTTAGGGCTGTGGCTAAAGACTACAGATTGAGTCTTAAAACATTTGCTTGGTTTATCTGGCAGgtcagagaaaaaaagaaaattttGACAAGCTTTGTGAACACAAAAAAGTTTGGGGACCACCGGGTTAGGTTACATTGAACATTATTGAATTGTGTAGGTATGGTAGGGCTTGTCTGAAAATATACCTGTCTGGGATGAAGAGATTAGAAATGTATTTACCAACGCAAAACCAACAAAACATActtgtttcatttttattttattttacacaacataacaacacagcAGATGTTGTTTCTCTGTACAGGGCTTTTTTGTGCCTTAAAACAAAGGCAATATCAATGTCACTGAAAAGAAAGCTGAATAGTTCTTTAAAAAATATCAATTTATTAAGAGGTCCAGTAACAAGTCTTTGatagttgtttttttgtgttgtctctATATGCAGGTCATTATTTCCCTGTAATAGAAAGGCGTATTGTGAAATCTCTCATGTTCCTCTCGATCCCAAATCCCCTGTCAGGGACAACTGAAATCCTATTGGTGCTCCTTGCAAGAGGAAAACTGTAATGCAGAGGAAGGCACCAATGCCTTTCTcttgtcacaacaacaacactgggtgtatgtactgtataactgGATGGGTGTGTTGGAtttctttttctacattttttgtaTGGGTATGAAAACACTGCATGGACTGCCGAGCACTGGGCTCCGAGCTGCTGGAGATTCTCCACATCAGAGGAGAACATTGATGAAATTCTGATTACTACAAGGCAAGCATCCGTTTTACTATTGGTTTTAGAAAAGGAAAAGTAAACTGAAacgcaaaaaaaatctaaagaatcAAAAACAGatgtccccacacacacacattcaatcacacacatacatacaaacagaaCAGTCACACAGTACTTTCTAGAATCCACTCTGAACTGGAAAAGGTGGCCTTGCCACTGTCTATATTTTCCTGTTGAAGTAGCATCCCATTCATGGACATACTCCGCTTAGACCACATATTCCCAAGTTTTGTTACCCCAATGTAGCAGTGGTGCTTGGACGAGTCATCGTTTAGAGAGTACCTACGTTTGGCCCTCACCCCTTCCACCGGTAAGGTCAGGTACTTGGAGGATGGTCTGGGGTGTGCGCGTCTTAATATGGGCGTGTCCTTGATGCGTGAGTAGGGTAGGGGGGAGTGGGATACCGGGGCGGGGGGATGCTGCAGAGCCGTGGAGTTGTTGCGGTTGGTGTTCTGGGTCTCAGCGTTGGGGAGGGCCTCTATCTTGGGCTCTGGTGTGACAGAAGCAGTAGCGGAGGGCTTTGGCGCAGGCTTGCGCTTTGGCTTCAGAGACCCTGAGGAGCCAGGCGTGTTCCAGCTCTGGCTCACCAGAGAAGTAGCAGTGGAGCAGTCTGGGAGAGAGGTCTCAGACGAGTCTGTCAGAGTGTCTGGCGCGTGCCCAGCGGCCTTTATAGACCCTCCGCCCCCTCCCTCTGACCCCGACCCTCCCATGGCCTGTTTGGACACAGAGGGATTGACGGTGCACCCCTGAGACTGCGCCCCATTGGTCTGGGAGTGGACGTTGGTGACCAGGGTGCCTTTGCCCGAGTCACTGGTGTTGCAGACCTTATAGCGGATCATCAGGATGATGATGAAGACGAGTACAGAGGCCACGATGATGCCGCCGATGATGATGATCATGGTGCCTCCCAGGAACTGGGACTGCATGAAGTGACAGCGCAGGTACTCAGACTCGGTGGTGAACTGGATGCAGCCCACCACGCGGGTGGCGGTGAGGGAAGTGATACCATCGTCATATATGGCCAGAACACACAGGTCATATGACGTTCCAGCAGCCAGGTTATTGACTAGGAAGTTTTTGCTCGTGGGGGGAATCATTCTGAGAGGAGAGAACGACAAAGGAAAGATATCAATGTGGATTCAAATAAAAGTTGTTATAAGGACAGCTCATGTCATTCATGCATGATATTTTCTTACCAATTGTTCCAAATGTGCTTCTGCTGTTGAGAAGCATTTTCCTATATTCTTAAAACAATCCTAGTGGCTGCATTTCCCAAAATATTGTTTAACATATATCATTATCCCAAAATGACAATGCTGTGTTTCATTAATCAAAATGAATCTATTTTTGGAGAGTAATGAATCCAAAAATTTTCAAAGGCAACATAAACAAGTAACAACGTCAACATGTTATACCATGTGTGTGTGCAATATTCCTGTATAACATTAGACAGCATACATTGACTGGGTGAATGCTAATGTCATTCATACTCCTGAACATCGTTTGGCCTCGAATGTACCAAccccatggtacttgcctacagagcagcaagaggaactgcccttccctaccttcaggctattctcaaaccctacaccccaacccgaatactccgttctgccacctctggtttcttggccctcccacacctacgggagggcagctcccactcagcccagtcaaagctcttctctgtcatgGTCACCCCAATGGTGACCCGGAAGCTGgtacagcagagtccctgtccatctcccgaacatctgaaaccctacctcttcaaagagtacactacatgaccaaaagtatgtggacacctgctcttcgaacatctcatcccaaaatcattggcattaatatggagttggtcccacctttactgctatatcagcctccactcttctgggcgGGACCGAGCCGATGTTACTCCTAgatttttccacttcacaataacaacacttacagttgcccggggcagctctagcagggcagaaatttgatgaactgactggttggaaaggtggcattctatgacggtgccacgttgaaagtcactgagctcttcagtaaggccattcgattgccaatgtctgtctatggagattgcatggctgtgtgcactatgttatacacctgtcagcaacaggtgtggctgaaatagccaaatccgcTCATTTAAAGGGGTGAATACCAGTAACTACTGTATCCTTTTTCTTTGTTGATTATGATTTTGCTACACTCAAACCCATATGGAACTGAtttcattgccaaagcaatgaaaTTAATTGAATCATATCATGCAGAAAACTTAGACCATAGCAGACACTGATTATACAAAactttaagaacacctgctctttccatgacataggctgaccaggtgaaagctatgatcccttattgatgtcacttactaaatccacttcaaatcagtgtagatgaaggggaggagacaggttaaagaaggattttcaagctttgagacaattgagacatggattgtgtatgtgtgccattcagagggtgaatgggcaagactaaatatttaagttcctttgaatggggtatggtagtaggtgccaggcacacaggtttgtgtcaagaactgcaacgctgctgggtttttcacgctcaacagtttcctgtgtgtatcaagattgatccaccacccaaaggacatccagacaacttgacaaaactgtgggaagcattggggtcaactTGGGACAACATTCCTTTCGAatgctttcgataccttgtagagcccatgccccgacgaatttagtttgttctgagggcaacaggGGAAGGGGGAGTATATATTAGGAAtgcgttcttaatgtttggtaaacTCAGTGTACATTGTCAAGAAAATGACTGCGTTAAActcttaaaatgtaaaatataaaaacaacactTCCACTGATGTATTTACCATTAACATGTACTGAGCCTGAGGGTCTCAAACCAAGATAACTTTATGTAGGGGGACTTCACGTGGAGGTTGACCTCCCTGACATTCACCAACAGGCAATGGTAAAGTGCCCTACTAATAGTTTTGAAAGCCATGGCACTGTGGAAaatagcacagcacagcacagtcatCGAAAATCCATCCCGCATTGTCATCGAAAAAATAATGGTATATCTGTATTCTTTTAGTTTGAATCCATTTACAATCACGTGAGAGACAGACAACGTAAAATGTCAACAATATTGTTATGTTAGCCTGAGTGTGTTTATTAGATATGCAGTACAATGGAAATTGGAACCATATCATTTCAATAAAGTGGTTTATTTTATACCTTTAGCAGATCTGAGCCAGGTATTACCTGTTCCACAGGGCCTTTTTTTCTGGCAAAAATTGCACGAGTTGGAGTGCTTTAAAAGAGGCTCATTCTCCTGATTTGTTTGCACATAAAACTTGTCACACAATTTGTTTGATGCCCAGATTTTTTTATCACATCCTCTTTGAGTAATGCATAATGTTGAAAGGGAAATGAGTGTGTGCAGGTGAAACAACAATGGAGAACACTACAATAAAACCGAAAAGGCCTGTGCTTGTAGGATATATTGACAGGAGATATGCTATTCAAAAGGTCAAGGTACTCCAGAGACCTATGGCGATCCTCAATATCAACACAGGTCTTGTAATAGGGAATAATGTGGCTTTGTAGATGTGTGAAGCTTTTAAAAAACTTATTTTTTTTGGAGCACCAGCAGCATATCCACctacatcccactgctggcttacctctgaagctaagcagggttggtacTGGTTGGACCCTGGATGGGAAACCAGATTCTGCTGTAGTTGTGTTGGAGGGCCAATAGGAGGCACTTTTTCCTCTGTTCTAAAAAAATAtaccaatgccccagggcagtgattgggaacaTTGCTCTGTTTAGGGTGCTGCctttcctgactctctgtggtcactaaagatcccatgccacttattgtaagagtagggctGTTAAcctcggtgtcctggctaaattcctcatctggccctcataccatcatggcgaCCTAATCATTctcagcttccaattggctcgttcatccaccctcctctccagtgtaactattccccaggtcattgctgtaaatgatagtgttctcagtcaatttaccttaAAATAAGGGTAAACAATGTATTGTAATACTGTCCAGATTAAGCAATGCACAACCTGAAGATAAGATGATGTTAGAAACTCCTTTAAAAGAAGCCTGGTGTTCACCACTCTCTACCTGGTGTTCACCACTCTCTAGATGCTGCTGACAGCCATTACACACATTACATATTCCTCTGATAAGTGATTGATTTCCATTCATGCCTATACAAGCAAGTAAAATGTGATCCTTCTCTATTAGATCATCACAAAAAAGTGACAGATGTACAGTATTTGTTAATGAACCGAAGACCGTTTGCTCTAGCCCATTGGAGTTACAGCTAATTGTTTGTTATTGAGACCGAATCAATTTATGTGTCCATTACAGTGCCAGTTAATTGTAGTTCAGACTGAATTAGTTTGTGTTGAACTGGCCATTTCACTGACGACCTCGTTGAAATCTAATAACCTCCTATTCACATCACAGAGAATACATGGCAGTTATGTTAATCTCTGCTGCTTCACAATGCAGAGTTCAGCTCATCTTAATCAATATGAGATCATGATCCCTCTGTCACACGGCCCGCCTGAGTCCATTTGGAGGTTTTGCTTTGCAGGGGTTTTACTAATAAGTTTTCAAGGATTACAGATTatctaaaaaaaacaaatgtaataacatTGGGATTTTATataaattatctttttgtttttgtaattccAATtccatttatatatttatttagttgttgtttttgtaaaaCGCTTCACAATTAAGAATCAGCTACTAGCTAAACAGCTTTTAAATCTCATATCGTGGCTACTGTAATTGCTCAGCAATTGAAACTTGTTTTGGTTGTTTAGTTTATTGCCTTGCTTAGTTAGGATGGCTAGGATGATTAGGATGATTTTACAAACAAGTGGTTGAAAGCCTATAAAACATACTTTTGTGTTTGCATAGTGTGTGAACGTGATTGAGATGAATCTCCATCGAAAACATACAAAACATCTCTGAACCTAAACTATAAGTGTACTTGATGATTGAAATGAAATCCATTAGGGCCATTACGCATTTCACCACACAAATCATACACAAATAATTTGAGGGGATTGAATGGAACCTACCTGTAAACAAGAGAGTCATCATAACTGCCATTGTACTGAATCTGGAACATGCGGATCCCAGGTATATTCCTCTGGAAGTTGAACTTGATGAGTGCCGTGGAGGATGTGGCCTCAGCGATGACCACTCTCTTATCTGGACTAGTTTTGGTGTCTCCAGTGTGGTTGCTGCCATTTGCCCCAGCCCTGGTGGACGTGGAGATGTCTGAAGAGCCAGGGTCAGGCTCCTGGATGTTGTTGGTGCTGTTGGAGATGTGTGGGAGTTTGATAATCAGCAGCTCAACAGTCTGATGTGCCTCACCCGCCGGGTTGGACGAGATGCAGGTGAAGGATCCTGTGTCCTTCACAGTGCTGATCAAAATGTCCAGGGTGCCATTCGTGTAGACCAACGTCCGGGAGGAGTTCGACACCAGCTTCCCCTCTGGAGAGATCCAGTGTATGGCAGGCTCAGGGTCCCCCCTGGCCTTGCACCTCAGGGCCACCCTCTGGCCCTCCAGCACCCTCATCTCGTGGGAGTACCGGGTGATGAGAGGAGGTTCACACAGGAACTCCTCCTCCGGGATGGACCAGAAATAGCGTCCAGAGAGGTGCTGCGGCGATGCGCATGTCTCCAGATCATCCTCTCGACTCAGGCGCCTCAACCACAGCAGCTCACAGTTGCAGTGCAGTGGGTTCCCGCCAAAGCTTAGTGCGAACGAGGAAGGGTTCATGATCCCAGACGTGGCCAAAACCTGGGCCCGCTGGAACAGAGGATCTGGAGGAAGCTTCTGTAGCTTATTTGAGGTTACGTCCAAGCGGTTGAGCTTTTGGAGAAGAGAAAAGGTCTCCTCAGGAATGTAGTCGATCATGTTGTGGTCCAGGCTGAGGGTGTGGAGGCTCGTCATCCTCTGGATAGCCTCCCAGGGGATGGACTCCAAGTTGTTGTAGGACAGGTCGAGCTCCTCCAGGGCCAGCAGGTCATTGAAAGCCCCCAGGTGGATCAACGTCAGCTGGTTGTTGTTGAGGATCAAGTGGTGCAGCTTGGACATGCCGCTAAAGGTGTCATTGGATATCTGGGTCAGACGGTTGCTGTTCACGTGCAAGGCGCGGAGGTTCTCCAGGTCAGCAAACGCGTGTGGCATGATGAAGCTAATGGTATTCCTTGACAGGGTGAGGTCCTGCAACCTGGTCATG is from Salvelinus sp. IW2-2015 linkage group LG9, ASM291031v2, whole genome shotgun sequence and encodes:
- the LOC111968544 gene encoding leucine-rich repeat and fibronectin type-III domain-containing protein 5-like, yielding MEKLLVCLLVIGMAVKAQICPKRCVCQILSPNLATLCAKKGLLFVPPNIDRHTVELRLADNFVTSIKRKDFANMTRLQDLTLSRNTISFIMPHAFADLENLRALHVNSNRLTQISNDTFSGMSKLHHLILNNNQLTLIHLGAFNDLLALEELDLSYNNLESIPWEAIQRMTSLHTLSLDHNMIDYIPEETFSLLQKLNRLDVTSNKLQKLPPDPLFQRAQVLATSGIMNPSSFALSFGGNPLHCNCELLWLRRLSREDDLETCASPQHLSGRYFWSIPEEEFLCEPPLITRYSHEMRVLEGQRVALRCKARGDPEPAIHWISPEGKLVSNSSRTLVYTNGTLDILISTVKDTGSFTCISSNPAGEAHQTVELLIIKLPHISNSTNNIQEPDPGSSDISTSTRAGANGSNHTGDTKTSPDKRVVIAEATSSTALIKFNFQRNIPGIRMFQIQYNGSYDDSLVYRMIPPTSKNFLVNNLAAGTSYDLCVLAIYDDGITSLTATRVVGCIQFTTESEYLRCHFMQSQFLGGTMIIIIGGIIVASVLVFIIILMIRYKVCNTSDSGKGTLVTNVHSQTNGAQSQGCTVNPSVSKQAMGGSGSEGGGGGSIKAAGHAPDTLTDSSETSLPDCSTATSLVSQSWNTPGSSGSLKPKRKPAPKPSATASVTPEPKIEALPNAETQNTNRNNSTALQHPPAPVSHSPLPYSRIKDTPILRRAHPRPSSKYLTLPVEGVRAKRRYSLNDDSSKHHCYIGVTKLGNMWSKRSMSMNGMLLQQENIDSGKATFSSSEWILESTV